A single region of the Vicia villosa cultivar HV-30 ecotype Madison, WI linkage group LG4, Vvil1.0, whole genome shotgun sequence genome encodes:
- the LOC131598801 gene encoding uncharacterized protein At1g24485-like: MTSPSTFLFFIAISLLLFSKPSLTIFVSINCGSSKSFIDENNIKWIGDYDYIQNGVPQEVYLGSSPLSTLRLFTTRKKNCYSIKVPRGEKVLARASFYYGNYDNKFSPPIFDLQFDGNYWASVNTSSIYYVDYEAIYVTKGNFTSICVAQTKDNQFPFISSLEVRSLDPIMYSHVDSNHALILQWRYAFGGNQTIRYPDDTFDRIWTPAYGILLSEVKSEESNIDITTSEDLPPKSALQNAIVSSSTNAYIEFINRLPKDEQPVYINAYFSEVMESAFGKRSIQMYIDNKPFLSPIVPPLGSVKEVYITNITASANTSFVLRASDSSTFPPILNALEVFTISDAFNAGTDSRDVKGLLELQFAFEVLVDWSGDPCLPYPYNWDWIQCTSDAKPRVTALYLSGYELQGTLPDFSSMTALETIELQNNTIEGPIPNFLGLLPNLKTLNLSYNRFNGSIPASLVDKNIEIDTRNNCLTGMKCEPLQASPSRQTTPVSEDEPFSNDQPNIIDSSTLPGFSSGDGSVKNNMLKKLFMLAMQALLPMVFFKFM, encoded by the exons atgacaagcccttcaacttttctttttttcatagCAATTTCTTTGCTATTATTCTCAAAACCTTCCCTCACAATATTTGTAAGTATCAATTGTGGATCCTCAAAATCTTTCATTGATGAAAACAACATAAAATGGATTGGTGATTATGACTACATTCAAAATGGAGTACCTCAAGAGGTTTATTTAGGTTCTAGCCCACTAAGCACTCTAAGGCTTTTCACAACTAGAAAGAAAAATTGCTACTCCATAAAAGTTCCTAGAGGTGAAAAAGTTCTTGCTAGGGCAAGCTTCTATTATGGAAATTATGATAATAAATTTTCACCTCCAATATTTGATCTTCAATTTGATGGTAACTATTGGGCTAGTGTTAATACTTCAAGTATTTATTATGTTGATTATGAAGCAATATATGTAACTAAAGGAAATTTCACTAGTATATGTGTTGCTCAAACAAAGGATAATCAATTTCCTTTTATTTCATCACTTGAAGTTAGAAGCTTGGATCCTATAATGTATAGTCATGTTGATTCTAATCATGCTTTGATTTTGCAATGGAGATATGCTTTTGGTGGAAATCAAACTATAAG GTACCCAGACGACACTTTTGATCGAATATGGACACCAGCATACGGTATCCTTCTTTCCGAAGTAAAAAGCGAGGAATCAAACATCGACATTACTACATCCGAAGATCTACCACCAAAATCCGCCTTACAAAACGCTATTGTTTCATCAAGCACTAATGCATACATAGAATTCATCAATAGGCTTCCAAAAGATGAACAACCTGTTTACATAAACGCTTATTTCTCAGAAGTGATGGAAAGTGCTTTTGGAAAAAGATCAATTCAAATGTACATTGATAATAAGCCATTTCTAAGTCCTATTGTTCCTCCTCTTGGAAGTGTGAAAGAAGTTTATATTACCAATATTACAGCTTCAGCAAATACTAGTTTTGTTCTAAGGGCTTCAGATTCTTCTACTTTTCCTCCTATATTGAATGCTCTTGAAGTTTTTACAATAAGTGATGCATTCAATGCAGGAACAGATAGCAGAGATG TGAAAGGTTTGTTAGAACTACAATTTGCATTTGAAGTGCTTGTGGATTGGAGTGGAGACCCTTGTCTACCATATCCTTATAATTGGGATTGGATTCAATGTACTTCTGATGCCAAACCTCGTGTAACAGCATT GTATCTTAGTGGTTATGAGCTACAAGGAACACTTCCAGATTTCAGTTCCATGACTGCACTTGAAACAAT tgaattGCAAAACAATACTATAGAAGGACCTATACCTAATTTCCTAGGCCTCTTGCCTAATCTCAAGACATT GAACTTGTCTTACAATAGGTTCAATGGTTCCATACCTGCATCTTTGGTGGATAAGAACATTGAAATTGA caCAAGAAATAATTGTCTCACTGGAATGAAGTGTGAACCTCTACAAGCTTCACCAAGTAGGCAAACAACACCAGTTTCAGAAGATGAACCATTTTCAAATGATCAACCAAATATAATTGATTCATCAACTTTGCCAGGATTTAGTTCTGGGGATGGAAGTGTGAAGAATAACATGTTAAAAAAGTTATTCATGTTAGCCATGCAAGCTTTGCTACCAATGGTTTTCTTCAAGTTTAtgtga
- the LOC131594463 gene encoding UV-B-induced protein At3g17800, chloroplastic-like encodes MEVTLNLTATVLPSSSWKMKPSMFVGRSTVSVFRSGLPFPCKLNTSVPVSKQGHGRKLSTGSRRAFVVRAASSSAESSGSSSNIAPLKLESPIGQFLSQILVTHPHLMSAAVERQLELFQTDRDGDEQKDKPSASGTDLVLYRRIAEVKAKERRKAIEEILYTLVVQKFMDADVSLIPSLEPHPSGQVDSWPSEDGKLEKLHSPEAYEMIQSHLAILLGNRMGDSTSVAQISKLRVGQVYAASVMYGYFLKRVVQRFQLEKTIKILPDEAEDNTISRSVEDKTRIAGFEVPSQFTPHPEVPAWSDSGISTGAFGQEITVSRLRSYMMSFDIETLQRYATIRSKESVSIIENHTDALFGRPEIAMTPEGKINSSKDEIIKISIGGLKRLVLEAVTFGSFLWDVESYVDSRYHFVLN; translated from the exons ATGGAAGTGACGTTAAACTTAACGGCAACTGTTCTTCCTTCATCTTCGTGGAAGATGAAACCGTCAATGTTCGTTGGAAGATCCACTGTATCGGTTTTCCGGTCCGGTTTACCGTTTCCATGCAAG CTGAACACTTCTGTACCTGTCTCCAAGCAAGGCCACGGGAGAAAACTCTCTACTGGCAGTAGAAGGGCTTTTGTTGTTAGAGCCGCGTCATCCTCTGCAGAGTCATCTGGATCAAGTTCTAATATTGCCCCACTAAAGCTGGAGTCTCCAATCGGCCAGTTTCTCTCTCAGATTTTGGTTACTCATCCACATCTGATGTCTGCTGCAGTAGAGCGGCAGCTAGAGCTATTCCAAACCGATCGTGATGGTGATGAACAAAAGGATAAGCCTTCTGCTTCAGGAACTGATTTAGTTTTGTACAG AAGAATTGCTGAGGTTAAGGCTAAAGAGAGAAGAAAAGCAATAGAAGAGATATTGTACACATTGGTCGTCCAGAAATTTATGGATGCCGATGTTTCTTTAATACCCTCCTTAGAGCCACATCCTTCCGGTCAAGTTGATTCATGGCCTAGCGAAGATGGAAAGCTTGAGAAGCTTCACTCGCCTGAAGCCTATGAAATGATTCAAAGTCACTTGGCTATCCTTCTTGGTAATCGAATGGGCGACTCAACATCTGTAGCTCAGATCAGCAAACTCAGGGTAGGACAGGTCTATGCAGCATCAGTAATGTACGGATACTTTCTCAAGCGTGTTGTCCAAAGGTTCCAGCTGGAGAAGACAATAAAAATTCTACCTGACGAAGCAGAAGATAATACCATTAGCCGATCTGTGGAAGACAAAACAAGAATAGCAGGTTTTGAGGTCCCTTCTCAATTTACGCCCCACCCTGAAGTCCCTGCATGGTCTGACAGTGGAATCAGTACAGGTGCATTTGGTCAAGAGATAACAGTGTCTAGATTGCGCTCCTATATGATGTCATTCGATATCGAGACATTACAAAGATACGCAACAATTAGATCCAAAGAGTCTGTCAGCATCATTGAGAATCACACCGATGCATTGTTTGGAAGACCAGAAATCGCCATGACACCAGAGGGGAAAATCAATTCTTCAAAAGATGAAATCATCAAAATTAGCATTGGTGGTTTGAAAAGGCTTGTTTTAGAAGCTGTTACTTTTGGTTCTTTTCTTTGGGATGTCGAAAGCTATGTCGACTCAAGGTACCATTTTGTACTAAACTGA
- the LOC131594464 gene encoding uncharacterized protein LOC131594464: MATEAFMLKESALLSMRALKSFFMLVSAIVMVLILPFRGRRRVEKEEKNQNHECGHHHHHRKGAVVRVPAKIVPWKSGGGGVGVGVVAMKVFDYLMRRELAIKRVLEDGDEKCMREYWLFGTKRGDTIFTQCWTHVSVKIRGLVIVMHGLNEHSGRYSNFAKKLNANGYKVYGMDWIGHGGSDGLHGYVHSLDDAVSDLKVFIEKVKTENPGLPCFCFGHSTGAAITLKALLDPKIEACIAGATFTSPAVGVEASHPILEVLAPILSFLLPRFPCNSAYKKGLPVTRDPEALIAKYSDPLVCTGSLRIRTGYEILRITSCLQQNLRKLRVPFLVLHGTCDSVTNPNASQKLYEEASSSDKSIKLYEGFSHDLLFEPEREEITKDLIQWLNSRV, encoded by the exons ATGGCTACAGAGGCGTTTATGTTGAAAGAAAGCGCTTTGTTATCAATGAGAGCATTGAAGAGTTTTTTCATGTTGGTATCAGCTATTGTGATGGTACTTATTTTGCCATTTAGAGGAAGAAGAAGGGTTGAAAAAGAGGAGAAGAATCAGAATCATGAGTgtggtcatcatcatcatcaccggaAAGGCGCGGTGGTTCGTGTTCCGGCGAAGATTGTGCCGtggaagagtggtggtggtggtgttggTGTTGGTGTGGTTGCAATGAAGGTGTTTGATTATTTGATGAGAAGGGAATTGGCTATAAAGAGAGTTTTGGAAGATGGTGATGAGAAATGTATGAGGGAGTATTGGCTTTTTGGAACCAAAAGGGGTGATACTATTTTCACACAATGTTGGACTCATGTTTCTGTTAAGATTAG GGGACTTGTTATTGTTATGCATGGTCTTAATGAACATAGTGGTAGGTATAGTAATTTTGCAAAGAAGCTGAATGCCAATGGCTACAAAGTTTAtgggatggattggattg GTCATGGTGGAAGTGATGGGCTGCATGGTTATGTACATTCTCTTGATGATGCAGTTTCTGATTTG AAAGTATTTATTGAGAAGGTTAAAACTGAAAATCCTGGCCTTCCATGTTTCTGCTTTGGACACTCAACAGGTGCAGCAATTACTCTCAAG GCACTTCTAGATCCAAAGATTGAAGCTTGCATAGCTGGTGCTACATTCACTTCACCTGCAGTTGGAGTTGAAGCTTCTCATCCAATTTTGGAG GTATTGGCTCCAATACTATCATTTTTGCTACCAAGATTTCCATGTAATTCTGCATACAAAAAAGGATTGCCTGTTACTCGAGACCCAGAGGCTCTTATCGCGAAATATTCAGACCCGTTAGTATGCACGGGATCGCTTAGAATACGAACTGGATACGAGATTCTTCGAATTACAAGTTGCTTGCAACAAAACCTAAGAAAATTGAGAGTTCCATTTCTTGTTCTACACGGCACTTGCGATTCTGTGACGAATCCTAACGCTTCACAAAAACTATATGAAGAAGCTTCATCAAGTGACAAAAGTATCAAATTGTATGAAGGATTCTCACATGATTTACTCTTTGAACCAGAAAGAGAGGAAATCACTAAAGATCTAATTCAATGGTTGAATAGTAGAGTGTGA
- the LOC131598802 gene encoding annexin D5-like yields the protein MSTLILPPIPPSPRDDAMQLYRAFKGFGCDTAAVINILAHRDSTQRAYIQHEYKATYSEELSKRLISELSGKLETAVLLWLHDPASRDAEIIRKSLIVDRSLVAATEVICSRTPSQLQHLKQLYHSKFGVYLEHEIEINTSGDLQKILLKYISTPRHEGPEVNREIAQKDAKVLFKAGEKKLGTDEKTFIQIFSERSGAHLAAVSSYYHDMYGHSLKKAVKNEASGNFGLALLTITECANNPAKYFAKVLYKAMKGMGTNDDTLIRVIVSRTEIDMQYIKAEYSKKYKKTLNDAVHSETSGNYRAFLLALLGPNH from the exons ATGTCTACACTTATTTTACCTCCAATTCCTCCTTCTCCTAGAGATGATGCCATGCAACTCTACCGTGCTTTCAAAG GATTTGGATGTGACACAGCTGCTGTGATCAACATTCTCGCTCATCGAGACTCTACGCAGCGTGCCTACATTCAACACGAATACAAAGCAACGTATTCTGAGGAGCTTTCAAAACGCTTAATTTCAGAGTTAAGCGGAAAGTTAGAG ACTGCTGTTCTGCTTTGGTTGCATGACCCTGCCAGCCGCGACGCAGAAATCATTAGGAAGTCTCTAATTGTGGACAGAAGCCTTGTAGCTGCTACGGAAGTAATATGTTCGCGCACGCCGTCCCAGCTACAACATCTAAAACAGCTCTACCATTCAAAGTTCGGTGTTTATCTCGAGCACGAAATCGAAATAAACACTTCCGGGGATCTTCAAAAG ATCTTGCTTAAATATATAAGCACCCCTCGCCACGAAGGCCCCGAGGTTAATAGAGAAATTGCTCAGAAGGACGCAAAGGTTCTCTTCAAAGCGGGGGAGAAAAAACTAGGAACGGACGAGAAGACTTTTATTCAAATATTCAGTGAACGGAGCGGCGCGCATTTGGCTGCGGTCAGTTCTTATTATCATGACATGTATGGTCACTCATTGAAGAAG GCAGTAAAGAATGAAGCATCGGGGAATTTCGGTCTCGCGCTTTTGACAATAACCGAATGTGCTAATAATCCAGCAAAGTATTTTGCAAAG GTTTTGTATAAGGCGATGAAAGGTATGGGGACTAACGACGACACACTCATAAGGGTTATTGTATCGAGGACCGAGATTGATATGCAGTATATCAAAGCTGAATATTCGAAGAAGTACAAGAAGACATTGAATGACGCGGTTCACTCTGAAACATCGGGCAACTATAGGGCTTTTCTTCTCGCACTTTTGGGTCCAAATCATTAG